AAGTGACAATAAAATGTCCCGAAATTACACGGATCTGAAGACGAATTtttgtacttctacttggacaGTTTAAAAGGCAAAGCAAAGTGACAAAAGTTGGCCCTAAATTGATTCCGAATGTAAAGTTCTAAATTCGAAATAAACCACAACTCTACCAATTTCACTTTACCACCACTTTCAGTCCTACCAATTCTTTCGTAATAACCAAGAATTGTTAGGGTAACAAACTAAGCAAACTTTTGTCATTGtcactttaccaaaattttggtattttcaAAAGTATCTTCTCATACAAACACTACTAAATTTTGGTTAGGCTACAAACTACACACATCCAACATTGCTAAAGTTTGGAAACTCCAAAGTGTGTCAGATAAGGTTAATTTCAGCAACAAATTAAACAAGCCAATGTACAATTATACATTGCACAGGAGCAAGACGGGTTGCCAATCTGAATGGACCTATTGGCCTGTTTggcaagagaagagaagagaggaatgGGAGTTTTAAGGAGAGAGTTGATGGTGGGATTGGTCATGGGAGTTACATTGTTAGTCCCCATTCCGTGTTTGGATTCACATCGAATTCCCTACAAGTCTCATGAATTAACAGACCTCCCCCAGGTAAGAGATTGGTGGGAATTAAACCTCTTAATTTCCTATCCCAAACCCCCTCAAATTCCTAAGTCTTTCAACCAAACTACAGACTTAAACTCCTAGATATCATAAACTCCCATTCCTCATCActaactccctccaaccaaacaagccGTATGATCACATCAAAGTACAAAGAACATGTCTAAAAACAGTTTCTAATTATATGCTGTTCATCCATAATGCTGTCGTATGCATAACCCAGTAACCAATTTGATGTACAAGACAAAACCTCTGCACCGATCAGAGGAAAAATCGTAATCCAAATATAAACCCTCACGTAATCACAACAAAAAGGATCAATCAAGCAACTGATCAAATCAAAGTTTCCACGAATTTTGTATCCCCTATTGTGGTTAATCCCAATTAATCTGCAGCCTCCTACTCTTCGATCGTTTCATGATCTGAAAATTCCgaattctgaactctgaactgcCCCTGCCACGTGTCACATgcactcttcttcctcttcctataCCCAAATccaagaagacggcggcgacgacggacagcgacgtcgccggcgagcccgcTCACTTAGATCGCGGTGTCCTCCAGCGGCAGCGCAGAGCCGACGAACCTGTccctctcgccggcgccggcgccggcgagctgcgcCTCCATGGCGGCGACGTGCTTGGCGTGCATCGTGGCCAGGTCGGGGTGCCCGTgcctcgccgcggcgacggcgaagcaCCCGAGCGCGTAGGCGCAGACGAGGAAGACGAGGCCGAACAGCTGGAAGTTGGCGAGCTGCTCGGCGCGCTCCTGGGCGGCGTGGGTGTGGCAGTCGATGTggccgtcggcgtcgcggcggcagcCCGCCGGCAGCGAGGGCCCGTAGAGCGTGAACGCCGTCTGGTAGAACCAGAGGCCCTGGAgcgcgatggcggcgccgctggCGATGTCGACGGGGAAGCTCgcggggaggagggcgccgagcacggtggtggcgacgcagagcgcgacgacgacgacgaggaggtagTGGTAGTAGCCCTCGAGGCCCTGGTGGGTGGTGGAGTGGAAGTAGAAGAGGAGGAGCTCCGCCATGAACGCCGTCGACGCCACCAGGCACAGCGCCCCCTCCGGCAACGGCAGGTACCTGCAAACCCATCACCAAAACAGTGTAAATTTTCAGATAAACACTGTAAATTTTTCAGAAATAGGAATTTCACAAAAGACTTggagaatttttttatgaacgAAAAACAGCACTAGAGtgttttcattgaatagagcaggagaaaatacaacccttagagataaaaaaaactcgGAGAAATTGTTCCTTCTTGCATTCGAGACGGGCCCTTATTTATCAGTGTTATATTTGAAACAGAAGAATTTCACGAGAAACAGTTCAATTTGCGCGGATTTTCCTAGATGCCAAATCTTACAAATTTTCAGTACATAGGAATTTCATGAAAAAAGAAACTAGAGAAAGTGTTCCAATTTGCAGTGAATCCCTTTCATTCAAAATGTCTCACATTGTCAATGCCATGTTTGAAATGTAAGAATTTAGCACGAAACAGTTCAATTCGCATTTGAACCAGGCGCTCGTTCTCAATGTCATGTTTGAAACAcagaaatttcataggaaacAGTTCAATTTGTACAGATATTCTGAGATGCAAATGGGGCCTTTACTCTAGACCATTGCACTGAAACTGTTGATGGTCACTCTCTGTACTTACAATGGGGGGAACATAACTACCTTTTTGATAACAACAATGGCTGCAAGGATAAGATAAAACAAAACAGCAATATGATTGGAGGTGAAAAGGTCACACAAGAATTCCATTCAGACCACAACAGGGCCCCCCCAACAATCAAATGCAAAACAGAGTCAGATTGCATTTGGCCATTTGCAAATTGCACTTGCAGGAGGAATGCACTTCTCCCTGACCCCACCTCAACACTTTTATCTACAAAAAGggttaaataaaaagagaagaggaagatctCCAAGAGGAAGATCAGAGGAAACAGTGGTAACCGGTAAACTTCTGCTCCATCCATGTGAATTTTGACTTCTTGCTAAAGCTGTGGGCTCAGAGAAGAATCAATCCATTGATGTCTTCACCCAATTAGTTTATTTAACTCAATAGTAAACTATTGCCACCTAACTACCTTAATATATACTGACTGGGTGTTGAACCCATGAAGCTCCTTTCATGCAccaatgagttttttttttaaaaaaaaaggttaaactAAACAACAGTGTGTAAAAAAGGTTGTTTGTTCTTTGGCAAAAAAAGGagaattgcaaatttgcaatgtgCCATTTGGAGTGATGTGAAACTAGCACCTGCCAACTTGGACCAGCATGAGAGTTTAGAATTAGAATGGACACATGGCTTAGGCTGGACCAGCCAATCCTCTGCATTGTCTGTCCCAGTGACGTTTTCAGGATGCGACACCCCAATAGTCAAAATCAATGAGCCACAAGGGGGAAGGGAAGGGCTTGACAATTCCTGCCCCAACCAACTATTCCAACAAACATATCAACCCCTTTTCCTCATGTCCCACATGTACTCAAGAAGAACCCAACTGAAAAGATGCTGCTAGTAATCAAGCTCTGGAAATCTTTGATCACGCACACTTTATTCCAACACAAAGCGTCTCAATTATTTGGAGAGGCAAATGGCTTCTGAGTTAGTGAAAAAACGTGATAcagtttgtttttttgttgtggAATTTGATCCGAGCAAGATATAGATGAATAATGATCATATCACgacaaaagatttttttttatcaaattatgaataaaaagaagaaattcTGATCATATTAGGAAGTCAAGATGAGCAAGGAAGAGGAGTGGattggtggtcgtcgtcgttctCAATTGGAGAGAAAAATGGATTATTCTTTGATAAGAACAAGAAAAGGATGAACATTGACCATATcatgacaaagaaaaaaaaatagagaaatttcGATCAAAttatgaattaaaaaaattaaataaaaagttgaaaaaaaatattatgatcaTAGCATGAATAAACAGACGAAAATTTGATCATGTTAGGAAATCAATATGAGCAAGGGAAGAAGAGTGGATTGATCATGCTAGGTTACCTGGTTTTttgggagaggagggcgaggatGCCGAAGAGGAAGAACATGAGGAGCATGCCGCCGTGCTCGAGGTCGTTGAGGTGGGCGGGGTTGATGCCGCCGTCGGCGAAGATGTGGAGGTGGGTGGAGTAGAGCACCTCGACGCACATGTCGAGGaaggcgccgccggcgatgacgtAGAGCTCGAGGTGGGCGGGGAGccacgccggcgcgccgccgccgccgacgtccacGGGGTTCCAGGCGCGCAGCCTGAACCCGCGCGGGTCGGCGGcgaacctcgccgccgccgcccactcgtGCCACGCCCCCACCGCCAGGAACAGCGTCCCCGGCAGCACGTGCCCCTTGAACGACCCCATCGGAGAGGATCACCGGCGTTGACCTGAAACAAAATGGATCGCCCCGATCGTCACGACACCAAGAAACGCaagcacgtcgccggcgaggggaTCTAGCTACCGGaagattcggcggcggcggcggcggaggaggaggagaagaagagaattaAAGCAGGGTGGCGAGGCGAACGAATCATTTGCTTTATGATGGGGACGAGAAAGCGATCGACGCGCGcgaaggagaaagagagagaagctgCACGTACGTGAGTGATGAGATTCtactctgattttttttggagaagatgaattgatgatgatgatggctaCTGCCCAACCTCTCTCGCTAACCTCTCCCAATCTCTGTATTTCCTCTCGTTGTTTCTTTCTCTAGTATGGGTGTGTGTACAAGTAGCCCTCGAGACTCCTGTAGTacaggtggagagagagaggaggaggtgttcgatgggatcgacacggccgcggcgcggcgcgctcTGGGATCGCCTGCGCGTTTTGTCGCTTGCTCTGTCTCCTCTCCTCGGCCCCGGCGTGTCGCACGAGCGAGCGCGCGTACCGGGGCCgtgggggcgcggcgcggcgcgacacGGGAGCGGCGACCTGGCGCGTCGGGGGCGCGACGCGCCGTGGTGGCGAGGgcgcggtgcggtgcggtgcggtggaGAGTGAATGAGGGGTGGGGGCGCGCGAGCTGCAACAGCCGAGCCGGATCAGCGCTGGCGGTTGGTTTGATAACTTTGATTGGTCTCTCTCTCTGCTCCGGGATCGAGACCAGCTGCATGTTCCGTGGCCACAAGGTCAACCGATTATTTCCGACCGTCCGATATGGATCAAACGGCTATCTCGGCTGCgttctattttgtttttttaaaaaaactcactacctataaatgtttatattttggaacgaaggagtatataagagcaagtttaataggaaATGTGTAGCCTATTCATctacaatatataatatattgcgGCTAACACACAACCACAATAGTTTTCTTTTGATAATTCACTCTCACGCTatcttagggcccctttgaatcgtagggttgaaaaaatggagggataggaaaaacacatgattctgacagaaattgaagtgtaaaacagaggattacaaaacacaggaaaaacataggaatggtcgtttgattggagcgcaggaaaaacataggaattagatgagagagatagactcagagaaaatttttcaagaggttgaagctcttgctaaatttcctccaaatccacatgcaatgtggatttccataggaatttcataggatttggaaagcttcaatcctatgaaatttcctataggatttgaatcctatgaaattcctatataaatcctttgattcaaatgtGCCCTTACCctctttgctttttttttttgagatgttaCCCTTTGCATAAGGAGTAGCTCATTCTCTCTCCACTCACTTCTCCATCTCATTACCTAATCCTATGTTATATTTTTGGTAGCATTTAAGAGCATTACCAAGAGATACCCAATAAATCACCTCCCTAAATAACCTTTTGGAGATTTTTAACTAGGATTTGAGATTCTAAAATATCCTCCACTCCAACAGATTAGGTAACACATGATTCTCTGTAATATAAGATGGGATCACCTACAAAACTACCAACGGGCAACCGCtcttcattcaaaaaaaaaaaaaacgggcaACCGCTCCCCTTCTCATATATAAtaacccgacaggtggggcccacatgttaatccctcttttcttcctcctctacaCCTTCTCTCATTCTCTTGCATGACGGGTTGGCAATGGTATGAAATCGATGGCTGGCAAATGGCCAACACATGACGCCCAACGGCGGCACGAGTCGGGATTGGCGACGGACGAGCTTGTGAGGACTGGTGCAGTGTGAGTCAGCGACTACTAGAGTGGACATCTCCATAGCGTGCGAAAATTGCCCACGATCGGTGGATTGGGAGCGAGAGGTCTTCTCCACTTATGGAGAACGTAAATCACAGGATTGAAATCCCAAACTTTTTTAATCTGATTAGGAGTtttgatggatctttttttttcttaaaaacccTTTGGGATTGGAATAGTATTGAGCGATTTTTGATCATGCTCTAAACACTTATAGTACTTGCTTAAGCAATAGAAAAATCCATTGATCGGCACACTTTCCGTGATACTAAATGGTGGAGTACTATTTCCGCACTCCCTCTatccaaaaaaatatgttgttttAGAAAGTTAAagatataggctaaaaaaactaCCATACCCTTTATTAATGCAGAGAGAAACGAAGGAATATTAATGCTTGAATGGCTAAAACGAGGAAAAAAGATTAGTAGTTTTAAGAGGTCTAGTGGATGAGGACCTAAACTTAAAAATACATTATTGATGGACAAATTAAAAGGTAAAAACACAactttttttaacggagggagtaaaaactTCCTTAGTATGAAATTCTTTACAATAGTTACAATACATTTGTGTGCACCCTTGGATAATTACCACAAAATCATTCACATGAAAACcgttcatgaaaagaaaaaaaaacaggctattcacttgaaaatttt
The nucleotide sequence above comes from Oryza glaberrima chromosome 11, OglaRS2, whole genome shotgun sequence. Encoded proteins:
- the LOC127753713 gene encoding uncharacterized protein LOC127753713, which encodes MGSFKGHVLPGTLFLAVGAWHEWAAAARFAADPRGFRLRAWNPVDVGGGGAPAWLPAHLELYVIAGGAFLDMCVEVLYSTHLHIFADGGINPAHLNDLEHGGMLLMFFLFGILALLSQKTRYLPLPEGALCLVASTAFMAELLLFYFHSTTHQGLEGYYHYLLVVVVALCVATTVLGALLPASFPVDIASGAAIALQGLWFYQTAFTLYGPSLPAGCRRDADGHIDCHTHAAQERAEQLANFQLFGLVFLVCAYALGCFAVAAARHGHPDLATMHAKHVAAMEAQLAGAGAGERDRFVGSALPLEDTAI